DNA sequence from the Pseudophryne corroboree isolate aPseCor3 chromosome 6, aPseCor3.hap2, whole genome shotgun sequence genome:
CGATTTCTTTACGTCATTTGTTATTTCCAGTATATTACATGCAGCTTGCATCTTTTGTAACTGCAAGACATCTTGTGATTTTATGCAAATTGCAGAGTAATAAATACTGTTTTTTTACTGTGGCAACTGCATCCAACTTATAATGTATTTCAAAGTACACAAAATATGCATTTTAATACATCTCGCCTGAAATCTCTTATCCTGTAATGGTTAAGTTAAAATATGTCTAATTGTCATACAATAAATGACCATAGCAAACAATAAAGAGAGCCCAAAGACTAAACAAATTGAGCCTCTATCTCCATTGGCATCTGGGAGCTTTGTGCACTGCCTCCAAGATGCTCCTTTTCACCTCTTGGTTTCTCAGGCTGTAGATAAGTGGATTCAACATTGGTGTTATTACCGTGTAGAAGACAGATACCACTTTATCCCATTTCCCAAAGGCACTGTCATGTGGTCGCAGATAAATGAAGAAAACAGTCCCAAATAAAATGGAGACTGAGGTGAGATGTGAGGAGCAGGTACTGAACACTTTCTGCCTGCTCTCAGCAGATTTCATTCGTAAAATGGAAGAAACAATAAGGGTATATGAGATCAGGATTGTCACCAAGGAGCCTATGCCACAAGAAGATATAATAAATACAGTTACCATGTCACAGGAGAAAGTATCAGAGCAGGATAATGTGAGCATTGGAGGGACATCACAGTAGAAGTGGTCTATGAGGTTTGAGCTACAGAATTGGAGACTGAATGTGCAGCTGGTCTGTGCTAATGACTGCAAGAACCCAACAGAAAATGAAATGAAAACAAGCGACACACATTTCTTCTTAGTCATTATTGAGACATAGTGGAGAGGGTGGCAAATAGCGACATACCGGTCGTACGACATGTTCGATAGAAGAAAAGCCTCAGTAGCAGCCATAAAAGCAAAGCAGAAAAACTGAAGTGTGCAACCAACAAATGAGATGGTCTTCCTcgtggagataaggtcagagagcaTTTTAGGAGTTATAACTGAGCAGTAGAAAAGGTCCACCAGGGAGAGGTAGCTCAGGAAGAAGTACATCGGAGTGTGGAGGCTGAAGTTGATATGGACAATGGCCATCATGCCAATGTTTCCCACTACACTCACCACGTAGACATGTAAGAAGAACACGAAGAGGAATGGGGCAAGATTTACATTGTTAGTGAGTCCAGAAAACACAAACACTCTCACTTGGGTCATGTTTTGGATGTCCATTAAGTTCACTCTGTAGTGGTACAATAAACATGGGTCACACATTCAACAACAGAAGTGGTCTATGAATATTGAACTGGATACTGTATTTAAAACAGGATGGCATAGGTGACTCAATCAAAAATGATTGTTTGGTCCTATTTTATATATACTAGAGATTGTAGCAAATAGCAAGTTGTGTTCACAGACAAAAACCCTCACTACCTGCCAAAGCAGCAAAGAACAGAATAAAATAACCATCACAGGAGATGGTCTTCATTGTGGAGATAAGGACAGACAGCATCTCGGGAGTTAGAACTGTGGAGTAGGTAAAGATCTGGTGGAAGGAATAACTTGGGAAGAAGAACAATGGAGAGTGAAGGTCTGATTTGGAGCATGCCCAACATGCCAATTTCCCACTATAGTCATCATCATCAAGTAAATAGAAAGTAGACTATAAAGAGGATGGGGACTAGTTGTTGGTTAGTCAACAAAATGTATCTTTCAATGATTTGTGCTTTCTTTGTATTTGAATTGGTAGTGACTAAGTATATTTATATTTTTCATAAATAGAAATAAACATTTGatagcaaaataaaaaataaaataaaaaaaactttaacAAGACATTTTGTGTAGTGACTTGGAAATTATTATGTTTTGTGTCTATGGTACAACAATGCTAAATATTATAGAAAAATGGCACAAAGTGTGTTTCAGTCCCATATATCCGTTTTTATGGATTACATAATAATCTGTAAAATAACTAGATTTGTATAATTTGTATAAAATGGTTAAAGATGTTTT
Encoded proteins:
- the LOC134933952 gene encoding olfactory receptor 5G9-like, translating into MDIQNMTQVRVFVFSGLTNNVNLAPFLFVFFLHVYVVSVVGNIGMMAIVHINFSLHTPMYFFLSYLSLVDLFYCSVITPKMLSDLISTRKTISFVGCTLQFFCFAFMAATEAFLLSNMSYDRYVAICHPLHYVSIMTKKKCVSLVFISFSVGFLQSLAQTSCTFSLQFCSSNLIDHFYCDVPPMLTLSCSDTFSCDMVTVFIISSCGIGSLVTILISYTLIVSSILRMKSAESRQKVFSTCSSHLTSVSILFGTVFFIYLRPHDSAFGKWDKVVSVFYTVITPMLNPLIYSLRNQEVKRSILEAVHKAPRCQWR